The genomic window CACCGTCAGTGCCCACACCAAAATCCTGATGGACCGCTGCCAGTCTCTATGGGTCAAAAAGTACTGGATCGATAAAGTTCCGTTCGGTCAAAAAGAAGCCAAACGAAAGGGGCTTTTCATTTCCGTAGGTGCCACCAAAGGGAAAAAACTGTTTGACGGCACCCTTCTTACCATCAAGTACTTTTTTGATGTTCTCGATATGGAACTCTGGCGGTCATTGCTGTATCGAAGCCTTGATTTTGAAGGCGACATTTTAAAGCATCCCCAACATCTTGAGGAAGCCTATCAAGCCGGTCAAGCGCTGGCCAAGGCCATTTAACCCGAAATTCTAATTTCCACTTAAGTTTTTA from Candidatus Desulfatibia profunda includes these protein-coding regions:
- a CDS encoding flavodoxin family protein produces the protein MPKIAAIYGSPRRKGNTAMLLKQAVQGAKDAGAQVAEIVLRDLKMSPCLEIYGCKENGRCVIQDDFHKVIDLLLASQGVMLASPIFFYTVSAHTKILMDRCQSLWVKKYWIDKVPFGQKEAKRKGLFISVGATKGKKLFDGTLLTIKYFFDVLDMELWRSLLYRSLDFEGDILKHPQHLEEAYQAGQALAKAI